Within the Streptomyces vilmorinianum genome, the region GACGCGAGAAGTGCGAGCAGCCGCCCTTGAAGTCCTCCGGTCACACGGCTTCGGCGACGAGGCGGCACGCAAATGGCTACAACGGCATTCACCTGAGGAAGCTGTCAACGCATGGCCGCGTGGTCGACGTCCGTAGTGCGGACTATGCGGCTGCGGAAAGCTGCCAGGGGCGCGGTGACGCGGCCGGTCATGATGGGCCGGCCCAGGGCGGGCAGCCGGGGCAGCCTGTTGTCCGACCTGCCGCCTATGCTTCGCCGCATGCCGAACGAACTTGCGCCACGTCATGGCGTCGACGAGCCAACCTCCTGGTCGGCTTCCGAGATGGTGGTCCACTACTCTGTCGCCGCTCCAAGTGAAGCGGACGCTCGCTCAGTGGCCTCGGCACTGGCTCAACGCGGACACCGGTGGGTGACCGTGCGCCCGGTATACCTTCCGCATCTGGACCCCGGGAACCGTCTGTTCGGCAAGCCCGAATTCTCCCGACCTGAGCTAGAGGGTTGGTGGAGCGTCGACAGCCTCGTGGACGAAGAAGCCCCCGACCCGGCCTCGGAGTTTCACCAGCACGACTGCGAGAAGATGGCGGTCGAGGCCGTCGGCAGAGCACACGGCGGTTTCTGGAACAGCGGATCTCTGGCTAACCGAGAGACCATGCTGTCTGGATTCGACCACCGGGGGCTGGTCCATGAACTTGACCAGAAGCACGCCCATCGCATTCGGCGCGACGTGATCTCACGCTTCCCTCCGCCGACGGAGGAACCCGCCCCGGCCACGCCGCTTCAGTGCACCATCACCGAACGTCCATTTCCACCCGTGCTTGAGTGTGCGCGACAGGTTGCCCGCAATCAGGAAGCTCAGCAGGCCGATCTGCCCGACGGAACGGCCTGGTGGCTCACCAGCGAGGCGGACGGCTTCTCTGATGATCATGAAGTCATCTTCGAATTGGCCAACTCGGTCATGCATCAGGGCACCTGCTACCCGCACACCGCCGACGAGATTCCCCTGTTGGGCGGTCTCGCATGCCATGAGGACATCCGTCCCGCGCATCGAGCCCTCTTCACCACGTTCTTGTTCGAAGCAGCCACCATCGGCCAGCGCCTGACTGCTTCCGGGGCCGACCGCAGAGTCGCCCTGGGCCTTCCACTGGAGGAGACAGCAGACGAACTTGCCACCCGTCATGCGGTCGAAGCCGTAGCACCGCACCTTCTGGACCGCTGGGACAGTGAGGACGAATCCGTACAGTTCACCCTCGCCGCCCTCGCGGCTGCAACCCAACACAGCGCCTCGAGTGCACGCATCCGGCACTTGGCCGAGCGCTGGGGCACGGGGCCCCGGACGGATGCTCTACGTCTTGCAGTCGCCCTGGCCGAAACCGACGACGCCGAAGTGGTCGCCGTTCTCCGCAGCATGGTCGAGAGCGGTGTCATTCCTCCCAGCAGGGTCCCGAGTCCCCTCGCGCCCACACGCGGCGCAGCGCTCAACCTGCTCAAACCCCTGATCGAGCGGGAGATGTCTCCTCTGCTGGCCCAATGAGGCAGCGCTGCTGACTTCGCCCTGATCCGCAGCCGCGCCGGCAGTCCGCACACAGTCCGCAGGACACCCGATCAAGACCGTCGCACCCCATCGCCACCCATCACCAAAAGGCCAGGTCAGTGACCTGCGGCCGTCATCGCCGCAGGTCACCGACCCGGCCCATTACTAGGAGACCAAGAAGGCCTGACCTTCCTCCCGCAAGCGCCGCCCGAAGGGGCCCGTCCGGCGATCCCGGACGGGCCCCTTCGGCTTGCCCGGGCGGGGTCAGGGGTGCATGCGGGCGCCCTTGAGGGCCTTGTCGACCGCGTTGCGTGGGCCGTGGAGCGCGAGGCCCACCAGGTCCAACTGGTCCTTCGGTACGGCCCGGACCGCCGCGCGGTTGTCGCGGTCGTTGGCGGTGGCGAAGAGGTCGGAGGTGAACACCGACCGGGGAAGCGAGCGGGACAGGGCGCGGACGTGCGCCGCGGTCAGGGTCTCCTTCGTGCCCTCGAAGACGAGGACGGGCTGGCGGAACATCGGCAGATACGGGGTGCCGTCGGCGTCGGCGTACGGGTCGCCGATCACTTCGGGGAGCGCGGAGCCGATTCCGCTGACCAGGAACGCGGTCACGTTGAGCCGCTGCCAGGACTCCAGGTCCTCGCGCAGCAGGACGGCGATCTTGGTGTCGAACCGTACGGGGGTGCTCTCGGTCGTCATGCTCCGAGACTGCCGACCGCCCCGCCGCGCCTTCTTGTACGTTCTTGGCATGGTGGCACGGCAAGAGGTCTCCGCGTGGCGCCCGCGGACCCCGGGCGTGGTGGAGGTCTTCCACGCCCATTTCACCGAGCACGCCTACCCGATGCACGTCCACGACGTGTGGACCTTGCTGATCGTCGACGACGGCGCGGTCCGGTACGACCTGAACCGGCGCGAGCACGGCACCCCGCGGGACACGGTGTCCCTGCTGCCCCCTCAGGTGCCGCACAACGGCTCGCCCGCCACCTCGCGGGGCTTCCGGAAGCGGGTGCTCTACCTGGACCTGACCCAGCTGGACGAGAGCTTCATCGGCCCGGCGGTGGACGGCCCCGACCTGGTCGACCCGCTGCTGCGCCGACGCGTCGGACAGCTGCACGCGGCCCTGTCGCGCCGCGGCGATGAGCTGGAGGCGGCCGGCCGTCTCGCTCTGGTCGCCGAGCGGCTCCGCGGCCACCTGCGGCCGCGGCTCGTCGCCCACCCGCCGCCCGAGGCCGGCCGCGGGGTGGCCCACAGCCTGCGGGAGCTTCTCGACGAACGGCTGCTCCACGGCGTGAGCCTGGACGAGGCCGCGAAGCTGGTGCACGCCCACCCCACGCACCTGGTACGGGCCTTCAGCGCCGCCTTCGGCATCGCCCCGCACCAGTACCTGACGGCCCGCCGGATCGACCGGGCCCGGCAGCTGCTTCTCGACGGCCTGCCCCCGGCGGAGGTGGCAGCCGCGGCCGGCTTCTACGACCAGCCCCATCTGACCCGGCACTTCAAACGGCTCGTGGGCGTCACCCCCGGACGCTACG harbors:
- a CDS encoding helix-turn-helix transcriptional regulator; the encoded protein is MVARQEVSAWRPRTPGVVEVFHAHFTEHAYPMHVHDVWTLLIVDDGAVRYDLNRREHGTPRDTVSLLPPQVPHNGSPATSRGFRKRVLYLDLTQLDESFIGPAVDGPDLVDPLLRRRVGQLHAALSRRGDELEAAGRLALVAERLRGHLRPRLVAHPPPEAGRGVAHSLRELLDERLLHGVSLDEAAKLVHAHPTHLVRAFSAAFGIAPHQYLTARRIDRARQLLLDGLPPAEVAAAAGFYDQPHLTRHFKRLVGVTPGRYAGPKVPGPTGRE
- a CDS encoding DUF2000 domain-containing protein, whose translation is MTTESTPVRFDTKIAVLLREDLESWQRLNVTAFLVSGIGSALPEVIGDPYADADGTPYLPMFRQPVLVFEGTKETLTAAHVRALSRSLPRSVFTSDLFATANDRDNRAAVRAVPKDQLDLVGLALHGPRNAVDKALKGARMHP